TCGTGCACTCGGGAAGTTCTAGCAGTAGAAGCTAAAGGAGTGAATTTAAACCACTGTAAGCCCACATGTGGACAGCCAAAGGGAGCTAAGCTAAACCAGAAGCAGACACTTCTGGACTAAGCATATGTGGTCaaactccccatgtagacaagcccttaattacTTTACACACAGTGTCTTGTAAGTGGCTCACATGTGACTGGAAAAGCAGGGCCCTGCTAAAAGCAAGCCCCAAGGTTATTCCCCTGGTGCCCTGCAAACCcagtggagggaggaaggggaggtgcCCAGGCCAGCTGGCAGTGCAAACATAAAACTGCATTCAATTGTGGGGGTGTGAGATTGGGGCTGTGGCGACAGCCCTGGAGCTCAAAGGCCTCTGGTTGCTTGCAGCCAAGATACAGCATGGGCAGCGGCAGGGCAAACAGCCCCCATATAACCCACGTGCCTCAGCCTCACCCCGCAGAGACCAACCTCTATGTGTGAGACAGGGGCATCCGCTGGAGGCCAGCAAAAGCATTCAATACGTTCCCCTTGGACCCACTCTAACCTTGAGGGAAGCTGCTACTGTAGATGGGCCCAAACCATTTGAGAACTGGGGCCCGGTTGTGCACCCTGTAACGGTGTCCCCAATGATCTCGTCCTACTATCCCCATTTGCAGCAGCAATCCTGGATGGATCAGGAGGGATCTGCAGTGGGCAACCTTGGTCAGCCTGTGGGCCATTTCACTAGTGCAGAGGGACCCTGTGGCTGACTCAGCCCTCGGTCTCGCTGCTGGGAGTGCCAGCAGGTTTGGTGGCAGTGGGTGTCACGTAGATACCGGCCCATTTGGAAATGGACTGGGACATCCCTCCCCATTAATTCATGGCCAAAAGGCCACTCATCAGCCACCCCAAGCCAAGGCTCTTTGGTCTCCTTTGACCTGGGCTGGGTTATGGAACTAGGGACCTAGAGGTGAGAGACTCCATCTCCATCCCCAGAGCCATCCCAGTCCCCAGTGCCGTAGGTGACTGAAGGCACTTTTTGGAGGCTTTAATCAATAAGGAATCCAGTGTGCGGCACTGTTTCTTTAACCCCCATGTTCCTGCTCATAGCCCAGGGCTCCCAGAGAGGAGTGGTCAAGCAAAGCGTAAAGCTTTAGAGACATCCTGAGCTGACAAGCACCATTGCTGCCCCTGGTGGTGGCACTCTCAGCAGAGAGACCTGGGACACCATGGGGTCTCAAGGCCCTTCTGGGACAGGGTTGAGGCCCACTGACCCAGTGGTATAGGGAAAGCAGGAGCTCTGTTATGTAGTTAGATAGAAGCCTGATTTCCAGAGACAAGGAAAACCCACGACTGCAGCTGAACTCAACCAGGGCTGATCGCTCAGCATCCTGTGTCTGCAGGTTCCCCAGATGGCACCATGCACCAGCCAGCCGCCAAACTCAGACAAGCCCCATTGAACCCCTGAGTGCTGTCGGCTTCTATGATCATGAGAACATGCAAATAACCTCGTGGTGGGAGAAGATCCAGCTGCTTGGCCTTCTGGCTCTGAAGAGCTAGTTTTGATTGAGCTCTAGTGGCACTTTGGAAGGGCTCCAGAACGCCGGCTGGCTGGAACGCGCCAGCCATTTGGCATGCCAAGCCCTGCCCTGGCAGCCAGTTGCCAGAGCTCTGGGGGAGCCATTGAACCCAGCAGACTGGCGGTCGCATTCCTGGGAAGGAAAATGGCCCTGCCGAGACAATGGCCATTCACTGGGGCTGACATTGTTCCCCCAGCAGATGTTTATGTAGAGTCCATAACGAAACAAAGGTTCCGAGGGATTCCCAGCCGTTGACATAACAACCGCTTTGTGACTTGATCagagagccagtgctcccaagTCAATccttataccagtggttctcaaacttttgtactggtgacccctttcacatagcaagcctctgagtgcgaccccccctttataaatgaaaaacacatttttatatatttaacaccattataaatgctggaggaaaagcgggatttggggtggaggcggaCAGtttgtgacccccccatgtaataacctcacgaccccctgagcgGTCCCGACCCcccatttgagaacccctgccttatacCAACTCCCGCCGGGCGAGGCAAGGCAGCAGGCATGCCCGCCCCATAGTCTGCAGCTCCCGGAGAAAACAGGCTCCGAACACTGGAATCGCGGagggctccggggctggggcacccgggacccacacacacagacagccagCGCCCTCTGACCCGCgacccacagcgccccctgctgggagaagcTGGAACTGGAGTAACCAGGACCGcccccagccagtgctcctgccccactccccacagcgccccctgctgggagaggctggggctgaagtagctgggagccccccacagccagtgaCCCTCTCCACCTCCCCACAGCGCCCTCCTGCGGGCAGAGGCCGGCGCTGCAGCAGTTCGCCGCTCCCCTAACTGCCGCCCTGTGCGGGCTCCGTTAGCCCGGCCGctcccctggccccgccctgccccggcgCGCGCCGCCCCCTGCAGTTCAGTAGCAAGCGGCGCTTGGCATGCCAAGCCCGCCGGGCTGTACCAAGTGGTTCCTGCCGACTGGGGAAGGGGGTAAGGACTAGTGCACATAAAAAGAACGGTCCCCGTTGCCACGGAGCGTTAGAAACGGCGCACACCGAGCCAGGGACCGCAGGACTTCCCTCCCGCTTCCGGCCGGCTGCGCGCGCTGAGCCGGTGCCTCCCTGGGGGGGCGGGTCCGCagggattccccctcccctccggctCGCATTGGGCCACTCCAGCCGCTGGGCTTTTAAAGGGGCTGCCGAGGCCGGCAGCGGCGAGCGGGGTGGTGTTGGGCTCGTGGCCCTTTAAAAGGGGCTCGCTGGGGGGTGATGGGGAGCTGAGCCCCAGGTGAGTGCGCGCCCGGAGtgcaggggagctgctggggcccGCCCGGCCGCGACCCGCTCGGGGCTGGGCGAGCAGGGAACTTTCCCAGCTACCGGGGCGTGGAGCGCTCCCACCGGCCCCGGTTCCGGCGCGGGGGCTGCCGAGCCCCTCCGCGGCCCGGCGAGCGTCCCGCTCTGGAGCGGAGCCCGGCTGGCTGGGAAAGGTCCCCTGTTCCCCCGCTTGTCCTGCCCCGCTCCGGCAGCTCGCGGTCTGGATCCCGGCGTGCGGCTTGGCTGGGGGTCCGGCGAGGCGGGCCGACGGGCAGCTGGTAACTCTGGGGAGCCCCGGCTCTGTCCCGGACGCGCCGCTCCGCGGAGTCCCTCTCCCGGCTCTGCGCCGTGCGGTGATTTGTGCCGCTCGCCGGCCGGCCGGGCTGGGAGCGGATCTGTCCTCGCTGCAGCTCCGCTCCGTGGGGCTGCTCTGCGCGGCTTTGTGCGAGCGCTTGCTTTGCTGACACCCacatttttctctccctcctcccccccagctttgctATTTGATCTCCGGCGCTTGCTTCCCACCGAGCGGCTGGCCTCGCAGGCTATTGCAATGGAAAAAAGTTCGCGCTGCCCCGCAGCTCGTGCGAAGCCTGTTGCTCAGTGCGCGGAGCTGCCGAACAAAAGGTGGCCTGGCTGGGACATCTCGGCGGAGCTGCGGCGGGGGTCGcacagggggagagggagggatcgGTCGGGAACAAAGCGTGTCCGACCCACCGGCTGCGCTGATAAGCGAAGGCCCGCACATTCTTGGGATGTTTCAGGGCTTCAAACCTCCGGCGTGGGGCCTGATCCTTCCGGTTTACCGCCAGCGTCAATCCGGAGTGACTCGACCCGAGTGGTCGCGGTCGGCGCCACGTGTGGGGGAGATCGGAGCCAGGCCCTAAGTTGCAAGCTCCCTTCCAGGGAGTTTACGTGCCTGCTGTGTGGTGGGGCCCGGCTCTTGCTGGTGGGACTGTCAAGAAAGCTATGCTGGAATTGCACCACTGGAGCTGAGCTCTGAAGCCGGCccttggctggggctggggaggctgctcAGCCTGCTGTGCTGACCGACCTGGGTCTGGGACTGCTCTCAGCCCTGTACCGCTGCTGGTGCTGGAGGGTTTTGTGGCTGGCAGCTTCCCCTCCTAAGGACGAGTCTCTGCTGCCCATCGAGTTGTACTGCGCTCAGGTGGGTTGCGGCAGGTCAGGACCAAAGTGCGGTGGCAGAGCCCTGGGAGTTAGCTCCATGCCTGGAACAACAGAGGCTGCCGCAGGTTGGGCTCTCGGGGCAGGAAGGCTGGTCTGGGGTCTGAGATGCTAGGCTGAAAGGCAGGAGATCTCGGTTCCGTTCCCAGCTCCACTGCAGTCGTCCTGTGTGGCCTCAGGCCAGTCACTTGAGCTTTGAGcatcagtttcccttctgtgttCTCCCCAGCTCAGAGCAGAAATGCAGGAATGTTTGTGAGGCGCTCACAAGGGGGCCAGTGGTAGACCACTGGAGTACCTCGATGGATTGGAGGGGCGTTGGCAAAGCTGGGTTTGTGGGGTTGGGCTAGTGGGGGGCTtcaggggcattggcagagctctaCTGCTAGCAGGGTGGGGGAGTGCCTTTTGCCCTACCCTCTTACAGCCTTTTCCCCCGGCAGGCTGTGACCTGAAGCCATCCTGTGACCGAGCAGCCCAGTGAGAGAGAATGCGGGGAGGCTCTGCGCTGGCAGTGCCATGGCTCCTGCTCCTTGCTGTCACCGGCAGCCGTGGGCAGGACGAGAAGCCGACCTTTGCCCCCCTCTTCACCCGGAAGCCCTTCATTGTGGCCTGGAATGCGCCGACCCAGGACTGCAGGCCCCGCTTCAAGGTCCAGCTGGACTTCAGCCTCTTTGACCTGCAGGCCTCTCCCAACGAGGGCTTCGTAGACCAGAACCTCACCATCTTCTACAAGGAGCGCCTGGGCCGCTACCCCTACTACGACGAGCAGCAGGTGGCTGTGAACGGGGGTGTCCCCCAGAACAGCAGCCTCACGGATCACCTGGACCGGCTCCAGGAGGGCATCCGCAAGTACATCCGCTCAGAGGCCAAGGAAGGGCTGGCTGTCATTGACTGGGAGGAGTGGCGGCCCATCTGGATCCGCAACTGGCAGAACAAGGACGTCTACCGCAAGAACTCCCGCCAGCTGGTGCTGTTGCGgcaccccagctggcaggaggaCCTGGTGAACAAGGAGGCCCAGTATGAGTTTGAGAGCTCGGCCCAGGAATTCATGCTCCTCACCCTGCAGCACGCCAAGAGCTACCGGCCCAAGCAGCTGTGGGGTTACTACCTCTTCCCGGACTGCTACAACCATGACTACAGCAAGAACCCGGACAGCTACACGGGGCGCTGCCCTGACGTGGAGGAGACACGCAATGACCGTCTGGCCTGGCTCTGGAAGGAGAGCACAGCCCTCTATCCCTCCATCTACCTAGACCAGGTCCTGGCCTCCTCTGAGAATGGCCGCAAGTTTGTGCGCTCGCGGGTTATGGAGGCCCTGCGGATCTCCCACCAGCACCACGACGGCTACTCGCTGCCCGTCTTCGTCTATACCAGGCCCACCTACAGCCGCAAGCTGGATGTGCTGAGCAGGGTAAGGCGGCGCCCGTGCCCCAGGGACCGACCCATTTCTGCCAGAGATGCTGGGGCTGAACCCTGCTTCTTCCAGCCCAAACCCAGGGCTCTagctctctggctctgggagagggtaGTGAGTGGGCTCACCACTAGGGGGCAGTGTGATCACACACCCTCCCAGTATATTACAGCAAAGGCACCAGAGCATACCAAGGAGACAGACTTTGCAGTCTTTTCCAGGCCTCATGTGATCTCTGCCACGGAGGGTGGGAGGAACTGGTTCTTCCCATCATCCAAGGCTTTAAACACCAGCTCCCCAAATTCAACCCCAGCTGTGCCTGGTGGCGCTTCATGGGGTAGAGCAGGGTCCTGGTCCTTCTTGCCCCTCTGCATCTGAGTGGACTTGCCAGCAGCCCTGTTGCTTGTGCCAGCTGGGCATAGGGCTGGTGCATGGTGGTAGCCAAGTGAGCTGGGACAGAGTGGCTCTGTGGCCCGCCTGGCAGGCTGcggtgggaggagagaaggatgggcagtggaggtggagtgggggggaatcTTCCTGTGTTAGCCAGGTGCATCTATGAGATCACACTCCAGCTCCCTGGTCCTGCCCAGCGTTGCCATGGCTGAGGAGGGCTTGGGGATGAGTTCCTGACCTTACAATGCCCCGGCTGGTGGGGGGAGTGCAGCTGTTGAAATGGGAGCCGTGGCCCTGCCACTGTGCAGGCTAACTGCCTGTTGACAGCCGTGACTTCCCCTTTCTGGATCCCGCCCCACAGGGCCCAGCTTCAGGAGGCAGCCAGAAGACGAGCATGGCtttgagagccaggactcctgggttccattcccagccctcctgcctgaGCACAGGCAAATCAGCTAGAGACAGATTTTTCTCAGAGCTCAGGTGAAAATCCAGTGCCTGAGCTCTCTGGGCCCCAAGTGTGGTGTGGGGGAAAGGTCCCATTTTAGTGGGGGGGGGCGGCATACAGAGCTGTGGTGGGGTGCAGTCTGAAATGATCCCATCCTGTACTATGCCCCCATTAGCCAACCCCAGCCCCGCCCAGCGTGGAAGGTCCATGCTGTCACAGGATGCCCTCTGCGGTGCTGAGGATCTCCATTGGGAAGtctttcctggtgccctgtggtGTAACTGTCCCTACAAgagcctgcagggggcagcatgATGGGCGGGGAGGTGGCTGTGGTGGGGGACGAAaggcaggagtgggagggtggTGCTGGTGCCATTGTTCTGGCCCATCCATGCCTGACACTTAGTGGCAGGGCCTGCAGATACCCAAGAATGACTTAATGTATGAAACCATTGCAGTCtctccctgtggggcaggggcatgtCCGAGttgtgagcaggcaggcagaggCCAGTATCTGCCATGGGGGGTGCCCCATTGTCCTGTGTGGGGCTCCAAGCCGTGCTGTTGGGCTGACAGGGGTGGGAGTGTTAGATCTGGCCCACTCCTGTTGCCAGCCCGATATGGGGATCGAGTGCTGGCTCCATGGTTCCAGGAGAGCAGTTCCATCAACCTCCCTCCTGATGGGATGGGGCTGTGCCCTGGGTGGGCTCCTCCAGCAGAGCATGGAGGAGCCTCGGGTGCTAGCAGGTGGTGGATGGGCAGGGAAAGGCAGGCAGGCACCAAGCCCCTTGCAGCAATGAGGGAGGGGTAGGAGGCAACAATCTCCTTTTCTAACTGTTGAGGATGTAGCATGGGGCACCCCACTGAAATGGGGGATGTGGGGTCTCCCAGCAGTTTTGTATAAAGGGCCCCCTTGTAACAGAACCTGTATGAGTGGACTCTGGTCTgagccctgctccactctgcaCTCCTACCCTGCAGGCACTGGGAGAGGGAAGCTGAGCCAAGCCCCATGGGACACCTCTCTGCACAGAGACTCTGTGGGatgttgcagagtagcagccgtgttagtctgtattcgcaaaaagaaaaggagtacttgtggcaccttagagactaaccaatttatttgagcatgagctttcgtgagctacatccgatgaagtgagctacagctcacgaaaccttatgctcaaataaattggttagtctctaaggtgccacaagtcctccttttctttttgtgggatGTTGGTTGCTGAGAGGGGGGTGAAAGTGCCACTAAGGCCCACTGCACCCATCAGCCCATCTATAGCGCTCAGTGTGCCAGCTTTGCTGGGCACAGCACCCCATCAGTGACTGAGTAGAAGTCCAGGGGGCCCTGCACAAAGCCAGCTGCTAGCATGGCTGGGGCTGCAAAGCCATTTctctggggtgggctgggagtcagaggtTCTCGGGTCCTCATGCTGTCCTGCACAGCTGGGCAGCTCCTAGCAGTATGGGAGGGGGGGCCTCTCCACCCCTGGCCTTCTGGGCATGTTGAGGGGATGGAGGCAAGTGGGAGGACACCAGTGACCCCAGCTGGGCAGATCCCCCCCCTGCTCTTGGTGATTGTGGCCTCCTTTGCTGCTGTCTGCCAGGGCAGCACATGCCTAAATGCTTCCTCCTGTGTCCTGCTGAGTGCggctcctggctggggctgcTTCCCATGGGAAGTGCTCTGGGGGCGGAGGGGTCCTTGGGGTGATGGGAGTGGGGTCTCTGTAGGTGGCAGGCTGCTTCTTTCTGTGGTACATACATTAGTGCTAGAGTGCAGCTCACCTCTTAGGGGAGAGGCCTGATCTTGTGTGCAGGGGAGGAAGGGCC
The sequence above is drawn from the Natator depressus isolate rNatDep1 chromosome 7, rNatDep2.hap1, whole genome shotgun sequence genome and encodes:
- the HYAL2 gene encoding hyaluronidase-2, with the protein product MRGGSALAVPWLLLLAVTGSRGQDEKPTFAPLFTRKPFIVAWNAPTQDCRPRFKVQLDFSLFDLQASPNEGFVDQNLTIFYKERLGRYPYYDEQQVAVNGGVPQNSSLTDHLDRLQEGIRKYIRSEAKEGLAVIDWEEWRPIWIRNWQNKDVYRKNSRQLVLLRHPSWQEDLVNKEAQYEFESSAQEFMLLTLQHAKSYRPKQLWGYYLFPDCYNHDYSKNPDSYTGRCPDVEETRNDRLAWLWKESTALYPSIYLDQVLASSENGRKFVRSRVMEALRISHQHHDGYSLPVFVYTRPTYSRKLDVLSRTDLVSTIGESAALGAAGAIFWGDADYTKSQSTCQTIKAYLEEELGHYIINVTTAAQRCSQALCQGRGRCRRRDSTANVFLHLNPLSFQIRRRGEADRQQPLLRAEGELSATDTVYLRTHFRCQCYQGWHGDECERQLSTHNSAACPACATLGLLVLGFLARLD